Proteins found in one Sulfurovum xiamenensis genomic segment:
- the mobA gene encoding molybdenum cofactor guanylyltransferase MobA produces the protein MREVTTAVIFAGGRSSRMGEDKALLPFANYPTLTEFQLDKLRTLFDEVYISAKENKFDFDCRVIQDNYQESSPLVGLISVFETLQAEEIFILSVDAPFVGKEIIEKLLEQNESQFDVIVAQSPSGVQPLCGLYKRSVLPLAYTQLEKGNHRLGDLLRLANTHLVAFNEDGPFTNLNHPEEYQQALKRFKNH, from the coding sequence ATGAGAGAAGTCACAACTGCCGTCATCTTCGCTGGAGGGAGAAGTTCCCGTATGGGTGAGGACAAGGCTCTACTTCCTTTTGCCAACTATCCTACACTTACCGAGTTTCAACTAGATAAACTCCGTACCTTATTTGACGAAGTCTATATCTCGGCAAAAGAGAATAAATTTGATTTTGATTGTAGGGTGATCCAAGACAACTATCAAGAGAGCTCCCCTCTTGTAGGACTTATCTCTGTCTTTGAAACACTACAGGCAGAAGAGATTTTTATTTTAAGTGTAGATGCACCCTTTGTCGGCAAAGAGATCATAGAGAAGCTTTTGGAACAAAATGAAAGTCAATTTGATGTGATCGTTGCACAAAGTCCCAGTGGTGTGCAACCTCTCTGTGGACTCTATAAGAGATCTGTTTTGCCTTTGGCCTATACACAATTAGAAAAAGGGAACCATAGATTGGGGGACCTGCTGCGCCTTGCCAATACCCACCTTGTAGCGTTTAATGAAGATGGTCCGTTCACGAACCTGAACCATCCCGAAGAGTATCAGCAAGCCCTTAAACGTTTTAAAAACCATTGA
- a CDS encoding LysR family transcriptional regulator: MKLTLRQMEIFLNVVVSGHLTNVAKDMKLSQSAISMSIKELENILGRPVFDRINKKLVLNEVGRAFYKEIDPIFKKLSDIEYEFKNSENKGMIRVGASTTIVDYLMPAIICSYMSSYPDVKITLKEGNTKEIADMIKEGTIDIGFVEGLVPGSEIVKEKIGVDELVVVTANEELCKPCTIDELEQKRWVLREEGSGTREVFLGYIKEKVDNLNIFLELGHTESIKSILMNGECLTCISKISVKNELEEGKLYKVPVKDFECKRDFLMIYHKDKYHSSLFEKFVFFSRKLMMQMIEGQKA; encoded by the coding sequence ATGAAATTAACACTTAGACAAATGGAGATATTCCTCAATGTTGTAGTCTCTGGACATTTAACAAATGTGGCTAAAGATATGAAGCTGAGTCAATCAGCGATCTCTATGTCCATTAAAGAATTAGAAAATATTTTGGGTCGACCTGTCTTTGACCGGATCAATAAAAAACTTGTGCTCAATGAAGTGGGACGTGCATTTTATAAAGAGATAGACCCCATCTTTAAAAAGCTTTCAGATATTGAGTATGAATTTAAGAATTCAGAGAATAAGGGAATGATACGGGTAGGGGCAAGTACCACGATCGTAGACTATTTGATGCCAGCCATTATCTGCAGTTACATGAGTTCGTATCCTGATGTGAAGATCACGCTTAAAGAGGGGAACACCAAAGAGATCGCAGATATGATCAAAGAGGGGACGATAGATATAGGTTTTGTTGAAGGGCTTGTTCCTGGTTCAGAGATCGTTAAAGAGAAAATAGGGGTAGATGAACTGGTGGTTGTGACTGCAAATGAGGAGCTCTGCAAACCATGTACGATAGATGAATTGGAACAAAAAAGATGGGTCCTTAGAGAAGAGGGGTCTGGTACAAGAGAGGTCTTTTTGGGTTATATTAAAGAGAAAGTGGACAATTTAAATATTTTCCTGGAACTTGGACATACAGAGTCCATTAAAAGTATTTTGATGAACGGTGAATGTCTGACCTGTATCTCCAAGATCTCAGTGAAAAATGAACTCGAGGAGGGGAAACTCTATAAAGTACCGGTAAAGGACTTTGAGTGTAAAAGGGATTTCCTGATGATCTATCATAAAGACAAGTATCACAGTTCATTGTTTGAAAAGTTTGTCTTCTTCTCCCGAAAACTGATGATGCAGATGATAGAGGGGCAAAAAGCCTAG
- a CDS encoding RDD family protein, with translation MAKQRFRDVKQKRLQCQTPTVKSTPTTNDYASTSVKIKAFLTDAFMLLMPIMYIVFYLVMDGREDFSEHKILGWIYILVPLVIIQTIFMYKTGQTPGYRAYNITLIDEHTKKKPSPFIILFRNLAAILSLLTIAGWILMFFRKDNKTLHDLLSATAVVNKK, from the coding sequence ATGGCTAAACAGCGTTTTAGGGATGTCAAACAAAAAAGGCTCCAATGCCAGACACCTACAGTCAAATCGACACCTACTACAAATGACTATGCCTCAACGAGTGTGAAGATAAAAGCATTTTTGACCGATGCTTTTATGCTTCTCATGCCTATCATGTATATTGTCTTTTATCTTGTCATGGATGGCAGAGAAGATTTTTCTGAACATAAAATACTGGGCTGGATCTATATACTGGTTCCTTTGGTCATCATCCAGACGATTTTTATGTATAAAACGGGGCAGACCCCGGGATATCGTGCCTATAACATTACACTCATTGATGAACATACGAAGAAAAAGCCCTCACCTTTTATCATCCTTTTCAGAAATTTGGCTGCAATACTCTCACTCTTGACGATAGCAGGTTGGATACTGATGTTTTTTAGGAAAGACAACAAGACGCTGCATGACCTCTTATCTGCAACGGCTGTTGTAAACAAAAAATGA
- a CDS encoding TIGR04219 family outer membrane beta-barrel protein, with protein sequence MVNIKRLLPFILLLTLNELHADTVGGEVSLGFFNHQPNGNAAYKGNTADIEDTLGFSEEQDTFLKAYLEHPLPLIPNIKLGYTTLSHEGSSSVNNFTWGDHTYSSTIEGSLSLDMSDVTLYYEFLDNWAETDAGFTLRYISGDMGVHSNANSDVADFSTWVPMLYGKVRFNLPVTDLSFQIEANAISYWDITAYDYELSARYTLAMGIGLEAGYKAFHLESDELVNGFNADVDFSGPYAAAIWDF encoded by the coding sequence ATGGTAAATATAAAAAGACTTCTACCCTTCATACTACTGCTCACACTCAACGAGCTTCATGCAGATACCGTAGGAGGAGAGGTCTCCCTTGGATTTTTCAATCATCAGCCAAACGGAAATGCTGCATATAAAGGAAACACTGCAGATATTGAAGATACACTGGGCTTTAGTGAAGAACAAGATACATTTTTAAAAGCCTATTTAGAACATCCTTTACCTCTCATTCCCAATATAAAATTGGGATATACCACACTTTCACATGAGGGAAGCAGCAGTGTGAATAACTTCACTTGGGGAGACCATACCTATAGCAGTACTATAGAGGGCAGCCTGTCACTTGACATGTCGGATGTCACGCTCTATTATGAATTCCTGGATAATTGGGCCGAGACGGATGCCGGATTTACCCTCAGATATATCTCTGGGGATATGGGCGTACACAGCAATGCGAACAGTGATGTTGCAGACTTTTCGACCTGGGTACCGATGCTCTATGGTAAAGTACGTTTTAATCTGCCTGTCACTGATCTCTCTTTTCAGATCGAAGCCAATGCTATTAGCTATTGGGATATCACCGCTTATGATTATGAACTCTCTGCCCGTTATACCCTGGCTATGGGAATAGGTCTGGAAGCCGGGTATAAGGCCTTTCACCTGGAGAGTGATGAGTTGGTCAATGGGTTTAATGCGGATGTGGACTTCTCAGGTCCCTATGCCGCTGCGATTTGGGATTTCTAA
- a CDS encoding MFS transporter, with the protein MKPVNRFLSPLLGGYYFFYFALVGVYVIFLPKVLLDLGYTPFEVGIIFAAAPFMRFLLPFVFRHFISLSPKVYQLSLLFTFIGTLLFLATVQDFWIYLAANLLFGAAMGISLPYVETIALASLSRHIYGKVRLWGSLGFMGIALWLGKVLESPYEALYYLSAVAFLTLLFGAMLTRYDTISHSSPQEDASFSLTQYWAFWVSIFLMQVGFGGFYNFFTIYETAHGVSLEMTSWMWSFGVVCEIFMYYFQGPLLQRNLLRILQFATLITAIRWMILYLFPDSIILTFASQSLHAIGFALYHTAAITYVFSLYTQKKLAQQFFLGIAFGLGGSVGAVLSGQVYGEYLFLIESLITFLAFAVLLIHQKRKESVNV; encoded by the coding sequence ATGAAACCGGTCAACAGATTTCTTTCACCGCTTTTAGGGGGATACTACTTTTTTTACTTTGCCCTTGTTGGTGTCTATGTCATCTTCCTGCCAAAAGTGTTGCTGGATCTGGGATATACTCCTTTTGAGGTGGGCATCATTTTTGCTGCTGCCCCCTTCATGCGGTTTCTGCTGCCTTTTGTATTTCGGCACTTTATCTCTCTAAGCCCCAAGGTCTACCAACTTTCCCTGCTCTTCACTTTTATTGGTACTTTGCTTTTTTTGGCCACGGTACAGGATTTTTGGATCTATCTTGCTGCAAACCTTCTTTTTGGGGCCGCAATGGGTATCTCTCTTCCGTATGTCGAGACCATCGCACTGGCTTCTTTGTCCAGACACATTTACGGCAAAGTACGACTCTGGGGCTCTCTTGGGTTTATGGGTATTGCGTTATGGCTGGGGAAAGTACTTGAATCACCTTATGAAGCGCTCTATTACTTAAGTGCCGTAGCGTTTTTAACCCTTCTTTTTGGTGCTATGCTGACAAGGTATGACACGATCTCCCACTCTAGCCCGCAAGAAGATGCCTCATTTTCACTCACACAATATTGGGCATTTTGGGTTTCTATCTTTTTAATGCAAGTAGGTTTTGGAGGCTTCTATAACTTTTTCACTATCTACGAAACTGCACATGGTGTCTCTCTTGAAATGACAAGTTGGATGTGGAGTTTTGGCGTCGTCTGTGAAATTTTTATGTACTATTTTCAAGGTCCTCTTCTGCAAAGAAACCTGCTTCGTATCTTGCAGTTTGCCACTCTTATCACGGCAATCAGATGGATGATACTCTATCTCTTTCCTGACTCAATCATTTTGACCTTTGCATCACAATCTCTACATGCCATCGGTTTTGCACTCTACCATACTGCAGCCATTACCTATGTCTTTTCACTCTATACCCAGAAAAAACTTGCACAACAGTTTTTTTTGGGTATTGCATTTGGATTAGGGGGTTCAGTGGGTGCAGTACTTTCCGGCCAGGTCTATGGAGAATATCTTTTCCTGATCGAGTCACTCATCACATTTTTGGCATTTGCCGTCTTGCTGATACATCAAAAACGTAAAGAGAGTGTCAACGTATGA